A genomic region of Arvicola amphibius chromosome 7, mArvAmp1.2, whole genome shotgun sequence contains the following coding sequences:
- the LOC119819591 gene encoding olfactory receptor 1N2, translating to MGKPSKVNQSGSDFFLLGLSEQPGEQPLLFGMFLGMYLVTMVGNLLIILVISYDAHLHTPMYFFLANLSLTDACFTSASVPKMLANIYTHSQAISYSGCLTQLYFLLMFGGLDNCLLVVMAYDRYVAICQPLYYSTAMSPQQCALMLCMCWVLTNCPALMHTLLLTRVAFCAHTVIPHFYCDPSALLKLACSDTHINELMIITMGLVFLAIPLMLIVFSYVRISWAVLGIPSSGGRWKAFSTCGSHLTVVLLFYGSLMCVYLLPPSTHSAERERRAAILYMVVIPMLNPFIYSLRNRDMKDAMGKLFGGGKIVFLL from the coding sequence ATGGGAAAGCCAAGCAAAGTGAATCAATCTGGTTCAGACTTCTTCCTTCTGGGACTCTCTGAGCAGCCAGGGGAGCAGCCCCTTTTATTTGGCATGTTCCTTGGCATGTATCTGGTCACTATGGTAGGGAACCTGCTCATCATCCTTGTCATCAGTTATGATGCACACCTTCACACTCCTATGTACTTCTTCTTGGCCAATCTATCCTTAACTGATGCTTGTTTCACTTCTGCCTCAGTTCCCAAAATGCTTGCCAACATTTATACCCACAGTCAGGCAATCTCCTATTCTGGGTGCCTTACCCAGCTGTATTTCCTCCTGATGTTTGGGGGCCTCGACAACTGCCTTCTGGTTGTGATGGCATATGACCGCTATGTTGCTATCTGCCAGCCACTCTATTACAGCACAGCTATGAGTCCCCAACAGTGTGCATTAATGCTGTGTATGTGCTGGGTGCTAACCAACTGTCCCGCCCTGATGCACACACTGCTGTTGACACGTGTGGCTTTCTGTGCCCACACAGTCATCCCCCACTTCTACTGTGACCCCAGTGCTCTGCTGAAACTTGCCTGCTCTGACACCCACATTAATGAGCTAATGATCATTACGATGGGCTTGGTGTTTCTTGCTATTCCTCTTATGTTGATTGTCTTCTCCTATGTCCGTATTTCTTGGGCTGTGTTGGGCATCCCTTCTTCTGGAGGGCGATGGAAAGCCTTTTCTACTTGTGGCTCTCATCTTACAGTTGTTCTGCTCTTCTATGGATCActgatgtgtgtgtatttacttcCCCCATCAACTCACTCTGCAGAGAGGGAACGCAGGGCTGCCATTCTCTACATGGTTGTGATTCCCATGCTGAACCCATTCATCTACagcttgagaaacagagacatgaaGGATGCAATGGGCAAGCTTTTTGGTGGTGGAAAAATAGTCTTCTTACTATGA